The DNA window GAATCCGTGCGGAAATACCGATTTCGTTTCTCCCGTCATCAACGATTCATACGGTTTATCGTCGATCGTACTTTCAGTGTATTTCGCCATCGGCAGGAGCGGCTCCCACTTCTGCCGGATGTATTGTTCGGCCAGTTTTCGGTCGTTAAATTCCTGAACCCACTGCGGTAGCTGCGGACCGTAGAACGTGCTGGAGATAAAATTACCGTCTTTGGAGTCGAACCAGAACGCGCCGTTGGCTGCGTGGCCCGCTGGCAGAATAGCACCCCGGTCTTTCAACGCAATGCCAACTACACGGGCTTTCCCGTCGGTAGCGAGCTTTAGCTGATCGCCAATGGTCGTAACCAGCATATTCTGGGGCGACATTCGGCCCGCCGAACCCGTGTTACCAACTGTACTGACGGTCGTGTCTTCGGCGCAGTAAACGATTCGGCCTGCGTTACGATCGTAGAAATCATTACCAACGATACCGTTGAGCGCTGGGGCTGAGCCTGTGTAAATAGCCGTGTGGCCGGGACCAGTGTAAGTAGCTGCGTAGTGGTAATGGTTGTTGCGGGCGTTGAATCCCTGATCCATCAGCCGACGGAAACCGCCCTTACCGAACTGGTTGTAGTAGCGCGACAGATAATCGTAGCGCATCTGGTCGATCACGATGCCGACGACCAATTTGGGTTTGTTGAGGGCTGGAACAGACGCCGACACGGCATTCTGACGCTGGGAAGCGGCTTTCTTGGTTTGAGCGACAGCTGGTACGGCCAGTACTGCCGTTAACAGAAAAGACGTGAGTAAACGCATACACGCTGGTTAATGAGGTTGGGCAACAGGCCGCAAAGATACAAACACAGACAGTGCCTGCGGGATACGTATCAATTTGTTAACGGGGGAAGAAAGCGGTATTCCGTTTACAGTGTACGGTTCACAGTGGCTGACATAGGCAAGTGCCCACCCGACGGAGCTTTTGCGTGCCGTAAACCGAATACCGTGTACTGAAAACCGTCTATTTACTCCGGTCGATCGTGTATTGCACCAGCTGGTGAAGCGACTGCCGGTAGCGCGAATCGGGGAAGGCATTGAGCAATTGCTGGGCCTCAGTCACGTACTGATTCATAGCCTCCGTTGCGTATTCAATACCGCCCGACTGCTTGACAAACGTAATTACCTCGTCGACCTTTCGGGGGTTTTCGCTTTCGTTCTTAACCAGATTAATGATTCGTCGCCGGTCGAAGAAACCCGCATTGTTGAGGGCGTAAATGAGCGGCAGGGTCATTTTTTTCTCCTTGATGTCGATACCGAGTGGCTTACCGACTTCCGCCGTGCCATAATCGAACAAATCGTCTTTGATCTGGAAAGCGATGCCTACTTTTTCGCCGAACAACCGCGCCTGCTCAACCTGCTCGGCCGACGACCCGACCGACCGGGCCCCCACCGCACAACAAGCGGCAATCAACGACGCAGTTTTCTGCCGGATGATTTCGTAGTAAACCGGCTCCGTGATGTCGAGCCGACGCGCTTTCTCGATTTGTAGCAGTTCGCCCTCGCTGATTTCACGTACTGCCGTCGAGACAAGTTGTAGCAACTCAAAATCGCCGTTATCGACCGAAAGCAGTAGTCCGCGCGACAGCAGATAGTCGCCGACCAGCACCGCAATTTTGTTTTTCCAGAGCGCGTTAATGGAGAAAAAGCCACGCCGATAGTTCGAATCGTCGACTACATCATCGTGAACCAGCGTCGCCGTGTGCAGCAGTTCGATCAGCGATGCTCCCCGATACGTTGCTTCAGCGATGGTGCCGCAGACGCCCGCCATCAGAAAAACGAACATCGGCCGCAGCTGCTTGCCTTTCCGCTTCACGATATAACTCATGATGTGGTCGAGCAGGCGGACGTCGCTTTTCATTTGGTTCCGAAACTTCTGCTCGAACAAAGTCATTTCAGCAGCAATCGGATCCTGAATATCGGCGACAGTAAGGGCCATTGTAGGAGTATAAGTCAGTCAGTGGGGTTTCTGGCCTGGTGGGCCGGAGTACCGGATGGCGGGAAATCGTAGGCAAGTATAACACCGAAAGCGCAGACCCTGTTCTATTGCGACAGAAATAGGCGGTTTGGGGCTGACTGCCAGCGAGTAAGTTTCTTTTGTATATTCAGTGAAAACGCCCAACTTACCCCGGTATCATTTGTCGCAGGTTTCCAGTATGATCGATAATCCGGTCCCGCCGTCACCCCATCCCGATCAGGTTCCCCCGCCGTCGCGTCCGCCCGTCAGCGCACTCGTGCTGGGTGGTGGATCACTCAAAGGCGCTTTTCAGGTGGGAGCGGTAATGGCGCTTTTTGAAAGTGGCTTCGTTCCCGATAAGCTGTACGGCATTTCTGTCGGCTGCCTAAACGCTACGTTTCTGGCCAACTCAGCCGCCAAACAGCAGGCCGAAACGGGTAGTGTCGACTGGGTGAAAGCGGGCAAATACCTGATCGAGTTCTGGATTCGCAACATCACCCGCCCCGACGATGTGGCCGTGCTGCGTTCGCGTTTTCGTATGGGCTACAGCACGCTGATGAGCCGATTCGATGGCCTGCTCGACAATTCACCCATTCAAAACCTCATCCGGCAGCACGTCGATCTGAACGCCTTGAAAACCGGCCCGGTCAGCCTGAAAGTGGGGACGGTTGATATTATCGACGGCGATATGCGCTACGCCGACGCAACCGACCCTAATTTTCTGGAATATGTGTTTGCCAGCAGTGCACTACCCATCCTGATGCCCGCCGTACAGATCGGGGGCGACCATCGCCGGGCTTTTCTCGACGGGGGATTGCGCGAAGTGGCTCCGCTGCGTGTAGCTATCGAAGACGGAGCTACTGACATTGCCTGCGTCGCCTGCCACGCCAAGAAGGTTTACAACGAGAAGTTTAACTACCGCAACCTGCTGAACCTGATGGACCGGGTGAAAGACATCACGGTCAATCAGCTGGTGAACAACGACATTGCCTGGGCCGAGCGATTTGCCGAGCGCGAGCAGTTTCACGGTCGGCCACTGCACATCAGCGTCATCCGCCCTACCGAGCCGCTCTCACTGAACCTGATGAAATTCACCTCCGACGACATCGGCCGGATGATCGTGCAGGGCTATCAGGCGGGTGTCGACGCGCTACGCACCGAGGCCCCTCACTGACACGAAGTCTATTTCTGATATCATCACAAACAAAAACGCCCGGCTATTGCTAGCCGGGCGTTTTGCATATAAATCTGTACTGCGCTTAGTTGAAGATGTAACGCAGGCCAAGTTGTGCCTGCCAGCGGTTGGCGATAGCCGAGCCAACCTGGAAGGTATTTGTACGAGCGACCCGGTTCGTTGCATCCAGATAAGGAAACTGGAATACTGGACGTCCTGTACCACCGGTGCCGTTATCGTAACCGACAAACGAGATTGGCGAAGCCGTGACAGCCGTTTGTGCGTTACCCCAGTTGGAGTTAATCAGGTTACCGACGTTGAAGACGTCAAGCGATACCTGGAACGCGTGGCGGGTTTTGCCAATATTAAGACCAAACTCCTGAAGAATTTTCAGATCGAGACGGCTTATAAAAGGGGTCATGGCTCCGTTGCGCTCGGTATACTGACCACGACGCTTGCTCAAATAAGGGTCCTGATCAATGTAATTGTTCAGATCTCTCCACTGATCGGCAGCCGAATACGTAACAGTCGTAACACCACCAGTAGTTGCCGTAACATCACGCAGGCGAATGTCGTCCTGTGTACGTGGCACGAATATGAGATCGTTCGAGTTCTGGGCATCTCCGTTCAAATCGCCAGCATACACGTAGGAGTACCGGTTACCCGAAGCACCATTGTAGAACAGCGAAACGGTGGTAGCAGCGTGCTTATTAGCGTACTCAAAGCGGTAGGCAGCAACACCAATGACCCGGTGTGGCTGCAAGAAGCTAGAGTAAGAAAGCACGTTTGCGTTAGGATCGCCCGAAATAGAGCGGTCACGCCAGATCGACTGCGCAATAGAACCACCATCGTTTACCGAACGTGAATCAGTGTACGAGTAAGCCGCTTTCGCGTAGAAACCATTGGCGAACTGCTTAGAAATTTCAGCTGTCAGGTTGTACGAATAGCCCTGATTCGTATTACGCATCAGGATAGCGTCCGTAATGATCGGACTAGACGCGCTAACTGCCGTTCCCGATAGAGCGGCACCGGTTGTAGCATTCTGACCGTAGATCCGGTTGTAGGCTACAGAGGGCAATCCAGCAGTGTTGTTGGTGTAATAGATAGGCCGGTTGTCACCACCGTCTGGGCCACGCAGGTTCTGGGTTGAGTTGGGCAGGTTTACGTTCTGATGGTATACCGCGTTTATATCCTTCGTAAAGATACCTTCCAACGTTAGAATGAAGCCTTTACCAAGGTTACGGTCAATACCTAAGTTTGCCCGGAATACCTGCGGAAACTTGAAATTAGGATCGGCGATAGCAATGTTATACGATGTATTGGCCGCAGCACCAGCTGGACGATACCGGTTCACGTCAGGGCTGAATGGACGAGCATTATCACCGGTTGCGGGGGGGTTATTGATCTGCGATGAACCGAACAACACACCGTTGTTACTAGCTTGGTTCGAGATCCAGACGTACGGTACGCGGCCCGTGAAGACACCGGCACCACCACGAATCTGCGTGATACGGTCATCGTTAACATCCCAGTTGAAACCAACGCGTGGAGAGAACAGCAGCGATGCCTTCGGAAACTCAGCTGTATTTAGGCGTACGCCATCACGAAAGCCAGTCAATGCCAGCAGGTTTGTATTC is part of the Spirosoma rhododendri genome and encodes:
- a CDS encoding patatin-like phospholipase family protein; translation: MIDNPVPPSPHPDQVPPPSRPPVSALVLGGGSLKGAFQVGAVMALFESGFVPDKLYGISVGCLNATFLANSAAKQQAETGSVDWVKAGKYLIEFWIRNITRPDDVAVLRSRFRMGYSTLMSRFDGLLDNSPIQNLIRQHVDLNALKTGPVSLKVGTVDIIDGDMRYADATDPNFLEYVFASSALPILMPAVQIGGDHRRAFLDGGLREVAPLRVAIEDGATDIACVACHAKKVYNEKFNYRNLLNLMDRVKDITVNQLVNNDIAWAERFAEREQFHGRPLHISVIRPTEPLSLNLMKFTSDDIGRMIVQGYQAGVDALRTEAPH
- a CDS encoding polyprenyl synthetase family protein, with product MALTVADIQDPIAAEMTLFEQKFRNQMKSDVRLLDHIMSYIVKRKGKQLRPMFVFLMAGVCGTIAEATYRGASLIELLHTATLVHDDVVDDSNYRRGFFSINALWKNKIAVLVGDYLLSRGLLLSVDNGDFELLQLVSTAVREISEGELLQIEKARRLDITEPVYYEIIRQKTASLIAACCAVGARSVGSSAEQVEQARLFGEKVGIAFQIKDDLFDYGTAEVGKPLGIDIKEKKMTLPLIYALNNAGFFDRRRIINLVKNESENPRKVDEVITFVKQSGGIEYATEAMNQYVTEAQQLLNAFPDSRYRQSLHQLVQYTIDRSK